A region from the Lycium barbarum isolate Lr01 chromosome 8, ASM1917538v2, whole genome shotgun sequence genome encodes:
- the LOC132607906 gene encoding uncharacterized protein LOC132607906: MLEKVLESQTNTEKILSGLLETVVSHSTAIQYLEQQMCELSREQHPARKRGLPSDTIPNPKNGSGVEHTFPITTRSSKLVQGADKKVIDLDPIIEEKEVHSDVPIVNDKVHAKEKAVDIPYVVVDTRKQMIKGALHHLTQMYKLTVNFSFLDVVKEMPGFVKFVKDLLMKKRSVQHKTVNLTHCVSSTIAFTTVQKRGNTGVFTILCNIGLHTFTRGLCDNGVSINLTPLAIFKKSGLGMPRPTSMQLQMADRSIKKPVGIIDDVLVQMGKFMLPTDFIILDCAVDKAISIFLGRPFLATGRALMDSKKNKIKFRVNDEEVNFQANKEMKLPKESSGEALAAILVNIDADDMEDYVEPMNALDGLGSYAYHLRKLDLDLVNRTTPPTKTSIVEPPNLELSQLPSRLRYEFVGPNKTLSVIVSSLLIKEHIERLLEILREYRRAIEFNFEVRDRKGSENQVADHLSRFEEIGVPAKELDIDDAFLDEQVLAMTMQVAP, from the exons atgcttgaaaaagtgCTGGAAAGTCAGACAAATACAGAAAAGATATTATCTGGGCTATTAGAGACAGTGGTTTCTCACTCAACAGCTATTCAATACCTTGAACAGCAGATGTGTGAACTTTCTAGAGAGCAGCATCCTGCTAGAAAGAGAggacttcctagtgatactattccaaacccgaagaatggtAGTGGTGTGGAGCATACTTTTCCTATTACCACGAGAAGCAGTAAACTAGttcaaggtgctgacaagaaGGTGATTGATCTAGATCCGATTATTGAGGAAAAAGAGGTGCATTCTGATGTGCCTATAGTAAATGATAAGGTCCATGCTAAAGAGAAAGCTGTTGAtattccatatgttgttgttgatactAGGAAACAGATGATAAAAGGGGCTCTTCACCatttgactcagatgtacaag TTAACAGTGAATTTTTCATTCTTAGATGTTGTGAAAGAGATGCCCGGATTTGttaagtttgtgaaagacctgcttaTGAAGAAGAGGTCCGTTCAACATAAGACAGTGAATCTAACTCATTGCGTGAGTTCGACTATTGCTTTCACCACGGTTCAGAAGAGGGGAAATACAGGGGTGTTTACCATTTTGTGTAATATTGGGCTTCATACATTCACTCGTggtttgtgtgataatggggtgaGTATCAATCTAACGCCccttgctattttcaagaaatctGGATTGGGAATGcctagaccgacttctatgcAATTACAAATGGCGGACAGATCCATCAAAAAGCCAGTTGGGAttatagatgatgtgttggtacaaatgggtaagttcatgttgcctACTGATTTCATTATTCTGGATTGTGCGGTTGATAAAGCTATTTCCATCTTCTTGGGAAGACCCTTCCTTGCTACGGGCAGAGCGCTTATGGACTCTAAAAAGAATAAAATCAAGTTCCGAGTAAATGATGAAGAGGTGAATTTCCAAGCAAATAAAGAGATGAAGTTGCCAA aagaaagttcaGGAGAAGCTCTTGCTGCTATTCTGGTAAACATTGATGCTGATGATATGGAGGACTACGTGGAACCTATGAATGCGCTTGACGGTCTGGGTTCTTACGCTTACCACCtaagaaagcttgatcttgacctTGTAAATAGAACCACTCCACCAACTAAGActtctattgttgagccaccAAATCTTGAGCTTAGCCAACTCCCATCACGCTTAAGGTATGAGTTTGttggtccgaacaagacattgTCAGTGATTGTTTCATCATTGCTGATTAAGGAACATATTGAGCGATTATTAGAGATTTTGCGCGAATAtagacgtgctattg AGTTCAATTTTGAGGTGAGAGATCGAAAAGGGTCCGaaaatcaggttgctgaccatctctctaggTTTGAGGAAATTGGGGTACCAGCAAAAGAACTTGATATTGATGATGCTTTTCTGGATGAACAAGTTTTGGCAATGACTATGCAAGTGGCACCTTAG